A single region of the Silene latifolia isolate original U9 population chromosome 8, ASM4854445v1, whole genome shotgun sequence genome encodes:
- the LOC141594473 gene encoding uncharacterized protein LOC141594473: MTIAEHTKTNSPPTPSVFAVSNIKNHVSVILDVDNDKYRLWVALFTNYAKANRVLDHIVDPKGKAKKPVSEEDKELWETIDATVLQWIYATLSDDLLQTVVEENSTAMECWNRIRDIFQDNQHSRAITLEQEFSHTMMEDFASVSAYCQRLKSLADQLKNVGSPVSDTRLVLQMVSGLTTAYHGVGTIIRQAKPLPPFHQARSMLTLEEAGFAKQAATTGQSANYANSGEGKDSSSILGRPPSQGKSKNKKKGSGNKGGKGKQGSSDSVPAAAAAPNSTPAATAPFQPWQAGGYGAWPWGPAAWACPPCPYPTNPWMRAPMMRGPRPSGTRPQAYTAESPPSQTDIEQAMYTLGLTPPDPWYMDTGATSHMTSSAGNISTYSNSSISNSIIVGNGQSIPINGTGTAILPKPHPPLSLRNVLHAPKLVKNLVSVRKFTTDNSVTVEFDPFGFCVKDYKTGTPLMRCESQGALYPITSTNKVQAQALAAVESTVLTKDKKCTLGWLHVSLFGAVSGVVWVCLWSSLVFGFPWCWRVVLSSALCSDEFAVVLSGAGQCWSRCRLEGWLGSSRFDSEDSGVT, encoded by the exons ATGACTATTGCAGAACACACAAAAACCAACTCTCCTCCTACCCCCTCGGTTTTTGCCGTAAGCAATATCAAAAACCATGTCTCTGTCATTCTTGATGTCGATAATGACAAATATCGTCTTTGGGTGGCTCTCTTTACCAATTATGCAAAAGCTAATCGGGTTTTGGACCACATAGTTGACCCGAAAGGGAAGGCTAAGAAGCCGGTGTCTGAGGAAGACAAGGAATTATGGGAAACGATAGATGCAACGGTTCTCCAATGGATCTATGCAACGCTCTCCGACGACTTGTTGCAAACGGTTGTTGAAGAAAACTCCACGGCTATGGAGTGTTGGAATCGCATCCGCgatatttttcaagataatcaacATTCGAGGGCTATCACTCTCGAGCAAGAATTTTCGCACACTATGATGGAAGACTTCGCGTCTGTCTCGGCTTACTGTCAGCGTTTAAAGAGTCTTGCTGATCAACTCAAAAACGTTGGCTCACCTGTCTCCGATACTCGTCTCGTGCTTCAAATGGTATCGGGACTCACAACGGCCTATCACGGTGTGGGAACGATAATTAGGCAAGCCAAACCTCTCCCTCCGTTTCATCAAGCCCGGTCTATGCTGACCTTGGAGGAGGCGGGGTTTGCCAAGCAAGCAGCCACCACGGGCCAGTCTGCCAATTACGCCAATTCTGGCGAGGGTAAGGACTCGTCTTCTATTCTGGGTCGTCCACCATCGCAaggaaaatccaaaaacaagaaGAAAGGTTCTGGAAATAAGGGTGGAAAAGGCAAGCAAGGGTCGTCTGATTCCGTACCTGCTGCCGCTGCTGCACCAAACTCCACCCCTGCTGCTACTGCTCCTTTTCAACCGTGGCAGGCAGGTGGCTATGGTGCGTGGCCGTGGGGACCTGCTGCTTGGGCCTGCCCTCCCTGTCCATACCCGACAAACCCGTGGATGCGTGCTCCTATGATGAGGGGTCCTCGTCCCTCTGGTACTAGACCTCAAGCGTACACAGCCGAGTCACCCCCGTCTCAAACTGACATTGAACAGGCTATGTACACCCTTGGTCTTACACCCCCTGATCCGTGGTACATGGACACCGGTGCTACTTCCCACATGACATCGAGTGCAGGTAATATCTCGACTTATTCTAATTCGAGCATTTCAAACTCTATTATTGTCGGAAATGGTCAATCTATACCAATAAATGGAACCGGTACTGCCATATTACCAAAACCACATCCACCCCTCTCCCTCCGTAATGTTCTTCATGCACCCAAACTTGTCAAAAACCTTGTGTCAGTTAGAAAATTTACTACTGATAACTCTGTGACCGTCGAATTTGACCCATTCGGTTTTTGTGTGAAGGATTACAAGACGGGGACACCGCTAATGAGATGTGAGAGTCAGGGGGCCCTATATCCTATTACATCCACAAATAAAGTTCAAGCCCAAGCCTTAGCTGCTGTCGAATCCACGGTGTTAACAAAGGATAAAAA GTGTACCCTAGGGTGGTTGCATGTAAGTCTTTTTGGTGCTGTTTCGGGAGTCGTCTGGGTTTGCTTGTGGTCATCGTTGGTGTTTGGGTTTCCTTGGTGTTGGCGGGTTGTTCTTTCGTCTGCCCTGTGTTCTGATGAATTCGCTGTGGTCTTGTCTGGAGCGGGTCAGTGTTGGAGTCGGTGTCGTTTGGAG GGTTGGCTTGGTAGCTCTAGATTTGATAGTGAGGACTCTGGGGTTACTTAG
- the LOC141596087 gene encoding putative hexosyltransferase MUCI70 has translation MSGGSLGLGLRTGSYGSLQQINSLLPNHSLSPSPSPPFINRKQAKMLKEKEKVYYWLCKAIGRKKVGMLFLALVSTAVFVWVVYVGKGEDSVAREGPPSIRLSTNKTFNSNGSLPTNTVQETVQTTPLKYFTGYTLPPGNPCESFALPPPPADRKRIGPRPCPVCYLDQEQAMSLMPDSPSYSPVNNLTYVYEDQSSKTEFGGSEFGGYPSLKQREDSYDIRDSMNVHCGFVKGPRPGHGTGFDINDEDFSDMEQCKGIVVASAIFGNYDLLQQPKNVSEAAKTDVCFFMFFDEETEAAMRNASILGTSNKVGLWRIVVVRNLPYTDSRRNGKVPKLLLHRLFPNVRYSIWMDGKLELVEDPYRILERFLWRANASFAISRHYKRFDVFVEAEANKAAAKYDNASIDFQIEFYKKEGLTPYTLAKLPITSDVPEGCVIIREHVPISNLFGCLWFNEVDRFTSRDQISFSTVRDNIRKKVNWTVSMFLDCERRNFVVQGYHKDVLAQKEAQRLAAIHPPPLLLPPTLPLLSPPPPLPLLSPPPPPPPPATQTENPPSRRNPPRRGRGRRRNRKVAAGTTTDANPG, from the exons ATGAGTGGTGGCTCATTGGGTCTAGGTTTGAGAACAGGAAGTTATGGATCATTACAACAAATCAACTCTTTGTTGCCAAATCATTCGCTTTCGCCTTCGCCTTCGCCGCCTTTTATTAATCGTAAACAAGCTAAGATGttgaaagaaaaagagaaagtgTATTATTGGCTTTGTAAGGCAATTGGTCGGAAGAAAGTTGGGATGTTGTTTCTTGCTCTTGTTTCGACTGCGGTTTTTGTTTGGGTTGTTTATGTTGGCAAAG GTGAAGATTCAGTAGCGAGGGAGGGTCCTCCGAGTATTAGACTTAGTACTAACAAGACATTTAATAGCAATGGATCCCTACCTACAAATACGGTGCAAGAAACTGTCCAGACAACACCTCTTAAATACTTCACAGGTTATACCCTCCCTCCAGGAAATCCTTGCGAAAGTTTTGCGTTACCACCCCCACCAGCTGATAGAAAGAGAATCGGGCCTCGAC CCTGTCCAGTGTGCTACCTTGACCAGGAGCAAGCAATGTCATTAATGCCAGATTCACCATCATACTCCCCTGTGAATAATTTGACTTACGTCTATGAGGATCAGTCATCTAAAACCGAATTTGGAGGATCCGAGTTTGGTGGCTATCCTTCATTAAAGCAAAGGGAGGATTCTTATGATATAAGGGATTCGATGAACGTGCACTGCGG ATTTGTGAAAGGACCGAGACCTGGTCATGGGACTGGATTCGATATTAATGATGAGGATTTCAGTGACATGGAACAGTGCAAAGGAATAGTTGTAGCATCAGCAATATTTG GAAACTATGATTTACTACAACAACCGAAGAATGTCAGTGAAGCAGCCAAAACAGATGTGTGTTTCTTTATGTTTTTCGATGAGGAGACTGAAGCAGCTATGAGAAATGCTAGTATCTTAGGCACAAGCAATAAGGTTGGACTGTGGAGGATAGTTGTTGTACGTAACCTTCCTTACACTGACTCGAGGCGCAATGGCAAG GTTCCAAAGCTTTTATTGCATAGGCTGTTTCCTAATGTTCGCTATTCGATATGGATGGACGGGAAGCTTGAACTTGTTGAAGACCCTTATCGGATTCTCGAAAG ATTCCTATGGAGAGCAAATGCTAGTTTTGCAATATCGAGACACTATAAACGGTTTGATGTGTTTGTGGAAGCTGAGGCTAACAAAGCTGCTGCGAAGTATGATAATGCTTCCATTGATTTCCAGATTGAATTTTACAAAAAGGAAGGCTTGACTCCTTATACTCTGGCTAAGCTTCCAATTACAAGTG ATGTCCCAGAAGGATGTGTCATAATTCGGGAACATGTTCCTATCTCGAATCTCTTTGGTTGCTTATGGTTCAATGAGGTTGATCGATTTACTTCTCGAGATCAAATTAGCTTTTCAACTGTACGAGATAATATCAGGAAGAAGGTAAACTGGACTGTCAGCATGTTCTTGGACTGCGAAAGACGCAATTTTGTTGTTCAG GGTTATCACAAAGACGTTTTAGCGCAAAAGGAAGCACAAAGATTAGCCGCTATTCATCCGCCTCCACTTTTACTTCCTCCTACACTGCCTCTGCTTTCTCCCCCACCTCCTCTACCTCTGCTTTCTCcaccaccgccaccgccaccgccaGCCACTCAAACTGAAAACCCGCCAAGCCGGCGGAATCCTCCAAGACGTGGAAGAGGCAGAAGACGGAACCGCAAGGTTGCAGCTGGAACAACAACAGATGCAAACCCGGGTTGA
- the LOC141594471 gene encoding putative mitochondrial protein AtMg00310 yields the protein MGDRFYDDKKFVAQSIPTYAMSVFKLPSNFCDELRSLVSRFWWGSENGKRKIPWIAWAKLCQPKCQGGLGFRNFAEFNLALLGKQAWRMITDRESLMVRVLGGKYFPNRLFMKAELVA from the exons ATGGGTGATAG GTTTTATGATGATAAAAAATTCGTCGCTCAATCAATTCCGACCTATGCTATGAGTGTCTTCAAGCTTCCTTCTAATTTTTGTGATGAACTTCGGTCCTTAGTTTCTCGGTTTTGGTGGGGCTCGGAAAATGGTAAGAGGAAGATACCATGGATTGCTTGGGCGAAGCTGTGTCAGCCGAAGTGCCAGGGAGGGTTGGGATTTCGAAACTTTGCTGAATTTAATCTCGCTTTACTTGGTAAGCAGGCATGGAGAATGATTACTGATCGAGAGAGTTTGATGGTTCGAGTTTTGGGAGGAAAGTATTTTCCTAATAGATTGTTTATGAAGGCTGAGCTTGTGGCATGA